The proteins below come from a single Microtus pennsylvanicus isolate mMicPen1 chromosome 13, mMicPen1.hap1, whole genome shotgun sequence genomic window:
- the Ermap gene encoding erythroid membrane-associated protein encodes MERPPSPSASQLLSCLLTLAFLQLPAQVSGNTDKFYLAPLGGRAELPCPLLLWPGMVLSEVRWERPAHLPRTQAVHVFRDGQDSDEDLMPEYKGRTTLVRDTHKQSYILYISNVRLEDRGQYQCQFRIGNQSQEGNVTLQVAVSGSDPFIHMKSYDAGWIQLVCWSMGWFPKPWTEWRDAQGRVLLSLSETHSLDETGLFRTAVSSRVRDSALGNVSCTVRNEILGQEKTTAMVIAAPAPGSLSSPAVALSVVLPILGLLILLGIWLICKQKRSKEKLLYEQVMEVENLLEDHAKEKGRLHKALKKLRSELKLKRAAANAGWRRARLHFVVVTLDPDTAHPKLILSEDRRCVRLGDKKRSVPDHPQRFDFVVSVLGSEYFTTGCHYWEVYVGEKTKWILGVCSDSVSRKGKVTASPANGHWLLRQSRRNEYEALTSPQTSFRLKESPKCVGVFLDYEAGVISFYNVTDKSHIFTFTHSFSSPLRPFFEPCLHDEGKNTAPLIICTELQKSDESVVTKQEGKSRANGDVTLKVNPSLLSPQGSELFPVNDTWPSSLGPALQGFKAPSL; translated from the exons ATGGAGAGACCACCaagtccctctgcctcccagctcctcagCTGCCTCCTCACTCTAGCCTTCCTCCAGCTGCCCGCTCAGGTGTCAG GGAATACTGACAAGTTCTACCTGGCCCCACTCGGGGGCAGAGCCGAGCTGCCCTGCCCCCTCTTGCtctggccaggcatggtgctcAGCGAGGTGAGGTGGGAACGGCCTGCACACCTGCCTCGCACCCAGGCTGTCCACGTGTTCCGGGATGGGCAGGACAGTGATGAAGATCTGATGCCAGAATACAAGGGCAGGACCACGCTGGTGAGAGATACCCACAAGCAAAGTTACATTCTGTATATCAGTAACGTGAGGCTCGAGGACCGAGGGCAGTACCAATGCCAGTTCCGGATCGGAAACCAGAGTCAAGAGGGCAACGTGACCCTGCAAGTGGCAG TTTCAGGCTCTGATCCCTTCATCCACATGAAGAGCTATGATGCTGGCTGGATCCAGCTGGTGTGCTGGTCAATGGGATGGTTCCCAAAGCCATGGACCGAGTGGAGAGACGCTCAGGGCAGAGTGCTCCTGTCGCTCTCAGAGACCCACTCCCTGGATGAAACTGGGCTATTCCGAACAGCAGTGTCCAGCCGCGTCAGGGACAGCGCTCTGGGGAATGTGTCCTGCACTGTCCGTAATGAGATCCTCGGCCAAGAGAAGACCACAGCCATGGTTATTGCAG CCCCAGCTCCTGGAAGTCTGTCCTCTCCAGCGGTGGCTCTCTCTGTGGTCCTGCCTATCTTGGGACTCCTTATCCTTCTTGGCATTTGGCTCATCTGTAAACAAAAAAGATCAAAAG agaagcttctgtacGAACAGGTGATGGAGGTAG aaaATCTTCTGGAAGACCACGCCAAAGAAAAAG GAAGACTCCACAAAGCCCTCA AGAAGCTCCGGAGTGAACTGA AGTTGAAAAGAGCCGCTGCCAATGCAG GTTGGAGAAGAGCCCGGCTGCATTTTG TGGTGGTGACCCTGGACCCTGACACAGCCCATCCCAAACTCATCCTGTCTGAGGATCGGAGATGCGTGAGGCTTGGTGACAAGAAGCGGTCTGTTCCTGACCACCCTCAGAGGTTTGATTTTGTCGTCAGCGTGCTTGGCTCTGAGTACTTTACCACTGGCTGTCATTACTGGGAGGTGTACGTGGGCGAGAAGACCAAATGGATCCTTGGCGTGTGCAGTGACTCCGTGAGCAGGAAGGGGAAGGTCACGGCCTCACCCGCCAATGGCCACTGGCTCCTGCGGCAGAGCCGTCGGAATGAGTATGAAGCTCTCACGTCCCCGCAGACCTCCTTCCGTCTGAAGGAGTCTCCAAAGTGTGTGGGGGTTTTCTTGGACTATGAAGCAGGAGTCATCTCCTTCTACAACGTGACTGACAAGTCCCACATCTTTACGTTCACCCACAGTTTCTCTAGCCCCCTTCGTCCTTTCTTTGAACCTTGTCTTCACGATGAGGGGAAGAACACGGCACCTCTAATTATCTGTACCGAGCTGCAGAAGTCAGACGAATCGGTTGTCACCAAACAGGAGGGAAAAAGCCGTGCTAATGGAGACGTGACCCTGAAGGTGAATCCATCCTTACTGTCTCCTCAGGGTTCTGAGCTTTTTCCAGTCAATGATACCTGGCCCTCTAGCCTAGGACCTGCCCTTCAGGGGTTCAAGGCTCCTTCTCTGTAG
- the LOC142834071 gene encoding translation machinery-associated protein 7-like, with translation MLGQEGGKKKPLKQPKKQAKEMDEEDKAFKQKQKEEQKKLEELKTKAVGKGPLATGGIKKSDKSKLFLISEMMVTLFHSYVNIWIPCHNIFAIYS, from the coding sequence ATGTTGGGCCAGGAAGGTGGCAAAAAGAAGCCCCTGAAACAGCCCAAGAAGCAGGCCAAGGAAATGGACGAGGAAGATAAGGCTTtcaagcagaaacaaaaagaggagcagaagaaaCTGGAGGAGCTAAAAACCAAGGCCGTGGGGAAGGGACCCCTGGCCACAGGTGGAATTAAGAAATCTGACAAAAGTAAGCTGTTCCTCATATCTGAGATGATGGTGACCCTCTTCCATTCCTATGTAAACATCTGGATTCCCTGCCATAACATCTTTGCCATCTACAGCTAG
- the Svbp gene encoding small vasohibin-binding protein isoform X1 has translation MTAVPLCRKLRLRSEETLLATHSEVRADQKAFRSQAMDPPARKEKSKVKEPAFRVEKAKQKSAQQELKQRQRAEIYALNRVMTELEQQQFDEFCKQMQPPGE, from the exons ATGACTGCTGTCCCATTGTGCAGGAAACTGAGACTCCGAAGTGAGGAGACTCTGCTAGCAACACACAGCGAG GTCAGAGCTGACCAAAAAGCATTCAGAAGCCAAGCCATGGATCCACCTGCCCggaaagaaaaatccaaagttAAAGAACCTGCCTTCAGAGTGGAGAAGGCTAAGCAGAAATCTGCccagcaggagctgaagcaaagACAAAGAGCAGAG ATCTACGCTCTCAACAGAGTCATGACagagctggagcagcagcagtTTGACGAGTTCTGTAAGCAAATGCAGCCCCCTGGGGAGTGA
- the Svbp gene encoding small vasohibin-binding protein isoform X2 — MDPPARKEKSKVKEPAFRVEKAKQKSAQQELKQRQRAEIYALNRVMTELEQQQFDEFCKQMQPPGE; from the exons ATGGATCCACCTGCCCggaaagaaaaatccaaagttAAAGAACCTGCCTTCAGAGTGGAGAAGGCTAAGCAGAAATCTGCccagcaggagctgaagcaaagACAAAGAGCAGAG ATCTACGCTCTCAACAGAGTCATGACagagctggagcagcagcagtTTGACGAGTTCTGTAAGCAAATGCAGCCCCCTGGGGAGTGA
- the Tmem269 gene encoding transmembrane protein 269, whose amino-acid sequence MLGTGDPTLHSSCVPSRKKGRQGRQILSHEQTIPQVAELSWKDVIKAMSLANMVLGLFSIYCSFSRKSLCASWMLLISFLLDMAVGTMIRHLHICHKLGLELNDFAVFTTFGLASALLLGVDGPLNGFLAIVYVLTTSFRLCFYSTEGGPSAYKGLPCPYASCVLASTCLLTKGNTFILCCMASLMILFMIDQSYYPHDEILESENWKKVVYTGGVVMLVFSPFSLTAFYCLIWSLSYIFFPDALWGRGVCIKL is encoded by the exons ATGCTTGGCACAGGGGACCCTACTCTGCACTCAAGTTGTGTCCCCTCtaggaaaaaaggaagacaag GGAGGCAGATCTTGAGCCATGAGCAGACCATTCCTCAGGTGGCAGAACTTTCCTGGAAGGATGTTATTAAAGCCATGTCCCTGGCCAACATGGTCCTGGGGCTCTTCTCCATCTACTGCAGCTTCAGCAG GAAATCCCTCTGTGCTTCCTGGATGCTTTTGATCAGCTTCCTGTTAGACATGGCAGTAGGGACGATGATCAGgcacctccacatctgccacAAATTAG GACTTGAACTGAACGACTTCGCTGTCTTCACCACCTTTGGCCTGGCCTCAGCTCTGCTCCTTGGTGTGGATGGGCCTCTGAATGGGTTCCTGGCCATCGTCTATGTGTTAACCACTTCCTTCCGCCTGTGTTTTTACTCAACTG AAGGAGGTCCCTCTGCATACAAAGGTCTACCTTGTCCCTATGCTTCCTGTGTTTTGGCCTCCACCTGCCTACTGACCAAGGGCAACACGTTTATTCTCTGCTGCATGGCTTCACTCATGATTCTGTTCATGATCGACCAGAGTTACTACCCACACGATGAAATCCTGGAGTCCGAGAACTGGAAAAAAGTGGTTTATACGGGAG GTGTCGTCATGCTGGTTTTCTCCCCGTTCTCACTCACCGCCTTCTACTGCCTGATTTGGTCGCTCTCCTACATCTTCTTCCCAGATGCCCTGTGGGGCAGGGGGGTTTGTATTAAGCTCTAG